The Neoarius graeffei isolate fNeoGra1 chromosome 7, fNeoGra1.pri, whole genome shotgun sequence genome includes a region encoding these proteins:
- the gng2 gene encoding guanine nucleotide-binding protein G(I)/G(S)/G(O) subunit gamma-2: MASNNTASIAQARKLVEQLKMEANIDRIKVSKAAADLMSYCEAHAKEDPLLSPVPASENPFREKKFFCAIL; this comes from the exons ATGGCTAGCAACAACACTGCCAGCATCGCCCAGGCACGTAAACTGGTGGAACAGCTCAAGATGGAAGCTAACATTGACCGTATAAag GTGTCTAAAGCGGCTGCAGACCTGATGTCATACTGCGAAGCTCATGCTAAGGAGGACCCTCTGCTGTCACCTGTGCCTGCTTCTGAGAATCCCTTTAGGGAGAAGAAGTTCTTCTGTGCCATCCTGTAA